From Aedes albopictus strain Foshan chromosome 1, AalbF5, whole genome shotgun sequence, one genomic window encodes:
- the LOC115256118 gene encoding uncharacterized protein LOC115256118 has protein sequence MKSILVLSIVIYMMIRSSNCDPDTETHSNIKQEKIKSIAPAIDGAKIGAGWPQISSPKENDKIRMPNPIMGIAKPGSNMEAGGAFGGVKSGCTGKPVRGSQPPMMPIKASGASFGGLSANHGSIIKMTMKPPMGVISEVKH, from the exons ATGAAGTCCATCCTGGTGTTATCCATTGTTATCTACATGATGATCCGCTCGTCAAATTGTGACCCTGACACTGAAACTCACAGCAATATTAAGCAAGAGAAAATCAAATCTATCGCTCCCGCTATTGACGGTGCCAAAATCGGTGCCGGCTGGCCTCAAATATCATCCCCAAAG GAAAACGATAAAATTCGGATGCCAAATCCGATAATGGGTATTGCCAAACCAGGTAGCAACATGGAAGCTGGAGGTGCTTTCGGAGGAGTGAAAAGCGGTTGTACTGGTAAACCTGTCCGCGGATCGCAGCCACCAATGATGCCAATTAAGGCCTCGGGTGCGTCGTTTGGTGGACTATCAGCTAACCATGGATCAATAATCAAAATGACGATGAAGCCCCCGATGGGTGTTATATCTGAGGTCAAACATTGA